Proteins from a genomic interval of Corynebacterium freiburgense:
- a CDS encoding hydrogenase maturation nickel metallochaperone HypA, which translates to MHELGLLTGVMRAAKETAGERPILRVALQIGTRAGVVEDALYAAWELVGEGELIVEIIPATVYCPACAQEQEIDEFFALICPACGTPTADLRHGREFAIQYVDLATEP; encoded by the coding sequence GTGCATGAACTTGGTTTACTCACCGGCGTAATGCGAGCCGCTAAAGAAACAGCTGGAGAGCGCCCTATTTTACGTGTTGCCTTGCAGATAGGCACTCGCGCAGGCGTAGTTGAAGACGCGCTCTACGCCGCCTGGGAACTTGTTGGTGAAGGCGAACTTATTGTTGAAATTATACCCGCAACCGTATATTGCCCCGCATGTGCTCAAGAGCAAGAAATAGATGAATTTTTCGCCCTTATCTGCCCAGCGTGCGGCACCCCAACTGCAGATCTTCGCCATGGCCGGGAATTCGCTATTCAGTATGTGGATCTTGCCACCGAGCCATAA
- a CDS encoding nickel-dependent hydrogenase large subunit yields MSTTLRLDHFLDPFEARIVVTENGPRFDLSALPRLDSMLLGRKVIEVPDIVKRLCGICPVTHHLAGIRALDMLFDVSPPPAAQNLRRLLHYGSVLDAVAPKIFSHSPDKAIELKKFAKEVLTMAGCPGHFPDVALPGGVRPATISKLAIPEPITVPELEWDDAYSGLSLRLETEDKFDPLGSKLSTGAPIEQWPELVMEKHRGEPAPQPTYQGEPYRVGPLAQFGDMHPIAAQAHQINHALDQIKVLLAADYSGPWETPGTLCDGTGVGLIDGPRGILAHVYTAVDGVLTACQILTPTAQNEPWLAEMLLRFDPEAAIRAADPCLPCSSAPEGQMNVRTVECA; encoded by the coding sequence ATGAGCACAACCTTGCGGCTCGATCACTTTCTTGACCCATTCGAAGCCCGGATCGTGGTTACAGAAAACGGCCCTAGGTTCGACCTGTCCGCATTACCTCGCTTGGATTCTATGTTGCTTGGGCGCAAGGTTATTGAGGTCCCCGATATAGTCAAACGCCTGTGCGGGATTTGTCCGGTAACGCACCACTTAGCGGGCATACGTGCCCTCGATATGCTTTTTGATGTTTCGCCGCCACCAGCAGCCCAAAACCTACGCCGCCTGCTGCATTATGGTTCCGTACTCGATGCGGTAGCCCCGAAGATTTTTTCGCATAGCCCAGACAAGGCTATAGAGTTGAAAAAGTTCGCCAAAGAAGTGCTCACTATGGCAGGGTGCCCAGGGCATTTTCCTGATGTCGCTCTTCCTGGTGGGGTGCGCCCAGCGACTATTTCAAAACTTGCAATTCCAGAGCCGATCACCGTACCAGAATTGGAATGGGATGATGCTTATTCGGGGCTTTCGCTCCGCCTGGAAACCGAAGATAAGTTTGATCCACTAGGTTCCAAGTTAAGTACCGGGGCCCCTATTGAACAGTGGCCTGAGTTGGTCATGGAAAAGCACCGCGGTGAGCCCGCACCACAACCCACCTACCAAGGCGAGCCCTACCGGGTGGGGCCGCTAGCACAATTCGGCGATATGCATCCCATAGCCGCGCAAGCTCACCAAATCAACCATGCGCTCGACCAAATAAAGGTGCTATTAGCCGCGGATTATAGTGGCCCTTGGGAAACGCCTGGAACACTGTGCGATGGCACCGGCGTGGGGCTTATCGACGGCCCCCGTGGGATCCTCGCCCATGTTTATACTGCGGTTGATGGTGTGCTTACGGCCTGCCAAATCCTCACCCCAACTGCGCAAAATGAACCTTGGCTTGCGGAAATGCTATTGCGTTTCGATCCAGAAGCCGCAATCCGTGCAGCCGATCCGTGTTTGCCGTGTAGTTCCGCGCCAGAAGGCCAAATGAATGTAAGGACCGTGGAATGTGCCTAG
- a CDS encoding HypC/HybG/HupF family hydrogenase formation chaperone — translation MCLGIPAKILEITDGPLPSARLDIAGQERTCCLAYLPEAQVGDYVLIQNGFAMSIMDTASALESLATIEEFNLIQRDL, via the coding sequence ATGTGCCTAGGAATCCCCGCTAAAATACTCGAAATTACAGACGGACCGCTGCCCTCCGCAAGGCTCGATATTGCTGGGCAAGAACGCACCTGTTGCTTGGCTTATTTACCAGAAGCCCAAGTGGGTGACTATGTGCTCATTCAGAACGGCTTTGCGATGTCTATTATGGATACAGCATCTGCATTAGAATCATTGGCCACTATTGAAGAGTTCAATTTAATTCAGAGAGATCTATAA
- a CDS encoding ATP-binding protein has protein sequence MAQRNPFRPSFGVSPLYLAGRQESLRDFQIGLVEGIGSPYRAMLVSGSRGIGKTVFLNEVEDAARQAGWVVLRAYPDNHLIEQLIQSTIPEALTALGEDQTTRTITGASIAGIGSVSTSVETGQKPVPTLISKFRELASLVGQHEAGVLITVDEVQSVEPELMHQLATAVQDLIRDEYDIAFVAAGLPLGINNLLQHDGTTFLRRAERVELLPVTHEEARHVIVQTVIDSGKEITEEAAEAAASISQGYPYLIQLVGSLIWTYASLEQRDEITLHDVRQAHPQIIKRMGTQVHRPALAGVPDSEVNMLKAMANLMEGNDPVPTGALAKALGVKPNALSVRRANLLARELIVVPKYGYLGFTLPYMREYLLDA, from the coding sequence ATGGCCCAACGAAATCCCTTCCGCCCAAGCTTCGGGGTTTCCCCACTATATTTAGCTGGCCGCCAAGAATCGCTCCGAGATTTTCAAATCGGACTCGTCGAAGGCATAGGTAGCCCTTACCGGGCAATGCTCGTCTCTGGTAGTCGTGGGATTGGGAAAACTGTCTTTCTGAATGAGGTAGAAGATGCTGCCCGCCAAGCTGGGTGGGTAGTACTTCGTGCCTACCCCGACAACCACCTTATAGAGCAGCTTATTCAATCGACGATTCCTGAGGCATTGACTGCTCTTGGAGAGGATCAAACGACCCGCACAATCACTGGTGCATCAATCGCCGGAATCGGTTCAGTTTCTACGTCTGTAGAAACCGGGCAAAAGCCCGTACCTACACTTATTTCCAAATTCCGAGAGCTGGCCAGCCTGGTAGGGCAACACGAAGCCGGAGTGCTTATTACCGTAGACGAAGTGCAGAGTGTTGAGCCCGAACTTATGCACCAGCTAGCAACTGCGGTCCAAGACTTAATCCGTGATGAATACGATATTGCATTTGTAGCCGCAGGGCTGCCTCTAGGGATCAATAATCTACTCCAGCATGATGGCACTACGTTTCTACGTCGCGCAGAGCGAGTAGAGCTGCTACCAGTAACTCACGAAGAAGCCCGACATGTAATAGTCCAAACAGTCATTGATAGCGGAAAGGAGATTACCGAAGAAGCAGCCGAAGCAGCTGCAAGCATTTCCCAAGGCTATCCATATCTCATTCAGCTTGTGGGGTCACTGATTTGGACATATGCCAGCCTGGAACAGCGAGACGAGATCACGCTTCACGATGTACGGCAAGCCCACCCACAGATTATTAAACGCATGGGCACGCAAGTACACCGCCCTGCTCTTGCCGGTGTCCCCGATAGTGAAGTCAATATGCTGAAAGCGATGGCAAACCTTATGGAAGGAAATGATCCCGTACCAACCGGTGCACTTGCTAAAGCACTCGGGGTAAAACCCAACGCCCTATCAGTACGCCGCGCAAACCTTTTAGCACGGGAACTTATTGTGGTCCCAAAATATGGGTACCTTGGTTTTACTTTGCCTTATATGCGTGAGTACCTACTTGACGCTTAG
- a CDS encoding anaerobic C4-dicarboxylate transporter family protein, giving the protein MTAFWSINIALINSGTMTMTRQVFLRKFATIQTSRTLQALYTFAVTFLTGNGYLMHSTLPLIHKNSSKQLGPDILKYQVKRLNVATQLGAYLSPLSPLALIFAPIVLTNDNAAFRTVTLLNWFIIATYFTLLTALVFNKFIPQSESGFIFKPLFSHIEKPLNFASFYEYERKSARNKLLLSVYIGGTVLALSSIIWAPYVPIANQYAFRNCLLVSASVLTVTAALLTLFSRKGNLYSFLVDNKELNFLLYAKIICYCFFILIVEFIADTFFQKDFRKLLDFFLFDRSSLYTILDYFINGA; this is encoded by the coding sequence ATGACTGCGTTTTGGAGCATTAATATAGCGCTTATTAATTCTGGCACAATGACGATGACGCGCCAAGTTTTCCTTAGGAAATTCGCCACCATACAAACATCACGAACTTTACAAGCGCTATATACTTTTGCTGTGACTTTTCTGACCGGTAATGGTTACCTCATGCATTCTACACTCCCCTTAATACATAAAAACTCCAGTAAACAACTAGGGCCGGACATCTTAAAATACCAGGTAAAAAGACTAAATGTCGCCACACAACTTGGCGCTTACCTCTCACCACTATCTCCACTGGCTTTAATCTTTGCACCAATTGTATTAACAAATGACAACGCAGCTTTTCGGACAGTTACGCTACTAAACTGGTTTATTATAGCCACGTATTTTACTTTGCTTACCGCCTTGGTTTTCAATAAATTTATCCCCCAATCAGAATCAGGTTTTATTTTCAAGCCATTATTTAGCCACATCGAAAAACCATTAAACTTTGCTTCTTTCTATGAATATGAACGCAAGAGCGCCCGCAATAAACTGCTATTATCGGTTTATATTGGCGGAACTGTTTTAGCGTTGAGTAGCATAATATGGGCACCATATGTGCCTATCGCGAATCAATACGCTTTTAGAAACTGCTTATTAGTTTCCGCTAGCGTGCTAACAGTTACAGCTGCTTTGCTAACTCTTTTCTCGAGAAAGGGTAATCTATACTCATTTTTGGTGGATAATAAAGAATTAAACTTTTTACTATATGCAAAAATTATATGTTACTGTTTTTTCATTTTGATCGTCGAGTTTATCGCTGATACTTTTTTTCAAAAAGATTTTCGCAAATTGCTGGATTTCTTTCTTTTTGATCGTAGCTCGTTATATACGATACTGGATTACTTTATCAATGGGGCTTAA
- a CDS encoding anaerobic C4-dicarboxylate transporter family protein — MDFLIFAGTPLLIFLIGKRYGLITAGIVGIIATIPICFYYQAWNIHPLIFWLVLYIAAISILNAILVRSGAIEVAHYHLIRKFPAPEKHVFFAMAYLYLITTFTGNGYLVYSAFPSIYQIYNQPLQKPDLANKFYALSLPAQAGALTSPMSILPLSLVSTILASERPFLPSMYLAFCGTIIFFTIMFSLAEIKPRVNEPMVVLDPIFIHLETNPLSHRTSDQRYRSKNANWVLITYCFGTIATLTITIQAYLNPITVYNTTITPLTAATLATLALTLLLGLVSQVSVTSLHKSPVAKLGLSSFFGTLAFTTVPNAIIVKNFDSIYESLHSVLYASFVTPLGPLIWFFLLPGILGEWLASL, encoded by the coding sequence GTGGATTTTCTTATATTTGCTGGCACACCATTACTTATTTTCTTAATTGGAAAGCGATACGGACTCATCACCGCCGGAATAGTTGGCATCATTGCAACTATACCAATATGCTTTTATTATCAAGCATGGAATATTCATCCGCTGATTTTCTGGCTCGTACTTTACATTGCCGCAATATCTATTCTTAATGCAATTTTGGTGCGATCAGGCGCAATAGAAGTCGCCCACTATCACCTAATTCGAAAATTCCCAGCCCCCGAGAAGCACGTCTTCTTTGCCATGGCCTACTTGTATCTCATCACCACATTCACCGGTAATGGATACCTTGTGTATTCCGCATTCCCATCGATTTACCAGATATACAATCAGCCACTTCAGAAACCCGACTTAGCTAATAAATTTTATGCCCTCAGTCTTCCAGCCCAAGCTGGCGCCCTTACATCACCGATGTCAATTCTTCCGCTAAGCCTAGTATCGACCATCCTAGCAAGTGAACGTCCATTCCTACCAAGCATGTATCTCGCCTTTTGCGGCACAATTATATTTTTTACAATAATGTTTTCTCTGGCCGAAATAAAACCCAGAGTTAATGAACCAATGGTTGTCCTCGATCCTATATTTATACACCTTGAAACTAATCCCTTAAGTCATAGAACCAGCGATCAACGATATAGGTCAAAGAATGCTAATTGGGTTCTAATTACCTATTGTTTTGGGACGATAGCGACGTTAACCATAACAATACAAGCTTATTTGAATCCGATCACAGTTTACAATACAACAATTACACCACTTACTGCAGCAACTCTGGCTACACTTGCACTCACATTGCTACTTGGATTAGTAAGCCAAGTATCTGTTACCAGTTTGCATAAATCTCCCGTGGCAAAATTAGGTTTATCTTCATTTTTTGGAACACTAGCGTTTACAACGGTGCCCAATGCCATCATAGTTAAAAACTTCGATAGCATTTATGAGTCACTGCATAGTGTTCTATACGCATCATTTGTCACACCACTTGGGCCCCTAATATGGTTTTTCTTATTACCAGGAATCTTAGGGGAATGGCTAGCATCCCTTTAA
- a CDS encoding carbohydrate ABC transporter permease produces the protein MKTVRTYAGVVLILIWGLAPFYWMLITALRDKKYTFDTTPWPTHVTLENFYDALSTSEGNNFLRAIGNSLLVGALTTFLAVLVGVFTAYALARLDFRGKGFVTGIVLGASMFPGIALVTPLFQLFGDLGWIGTYRALIIPNISFALPLTIYTLVSFFRQLPWELEEAARVDGATRGQAFRLVLLPLAAPALFTTAILAFIATWNEFMLAKQLSSTSTEPVTVAIARFSGPSSFEFPYASIMAAGSLVTIPLVIMVLIFQRRIVAGLTAGGVKA, from the coding sequence ATGAAAACAGTCCGCACATATGCTGGTGTTGTCCTGATCCTTATTTGGGGTTTGGCACCATTTTATTGGATGCTGATCACCGCATTACGGGATAAGAAATACACGTTCGATACCACCCCTTGGCCAACCCACGTTACATTAGAAAACTTTTACGACGCCCTCTCCACCAGCGAAGGCAATAATTTCTTACGCGCCATCGGAAATTCCCTACTTGTTGGCGCCCTCACAACATTCCTTGCAGTTCTTGTCGGGGTCTTTACCGCCTATGCATTGGCTCGCCTGGATTTCCGCGGCAAGGGTTTTGTGACCGGTATTGTTTTGGGCGCTTCTATGTTCCCAGGCATTGCATTAGTCACTCCACTGTTTCAGCTTTTTGGCGATCTCGGCTGGATTGGCACCTATCGCGCATTGATTATTCCAAATATTTCCTTTGCATTGCCGCTTACTATTTACACATTGGTATCGTTTTTCCGCCAGCTTCCATGGGAATTAGAAGAAGCGGCGCGTGTCGACGGCGCGACGCGCGGCCAAGCATTCCGGCTTGTGCTCCTCCCACTTGCCGCCCCTGCCTTATTTACCACCGCAATCTTGGCTTTTATTGCCACCTGGAATGAATTCATGCTGGCTAAGCAGCTTTCTTCCACATCGACCGAACCGGTTACTGTAGCAATTGCCAGGTTCTCAGGCCCGAGCTCATTTGAATTCCCCTACGCATCTATTATGGCGGCGGGATCTTTGGTAACCATCCCGCTGGTCATTATGGTCCTTATTTTCCAGCGAAGAATTGTTGCCGGGCTCACAGCCGGTGGCGTAAAAGCCTAA
- a CDS encoding carbohydrate ABC transporter permease has product MTKKPTRAVILLITPTLAVLSVVIGYPILRAIWLSFQADKRLDPETGIFIEGGFAGIEHYWYWLSQRCMGADGTIGTCPPGVLATDFWPAVRITLFFAIVTVALETILGMWMAMVMNKEFKGRAFLRAAVLIPWAIPTAVTAKLWQFIFADRGIVNALLGTHIHWTTDPWAARVAVIIADVWKTTPFMALLILAGLQMIPNELYEAARVDGASRWQIFTKITMPLVKPALMVAVLFRTLDALRMYDLPVIMISSSSNSPTATISQLVVEDMRQNNFNSASALSTLVFLLIFTVAFIMIRFFGADVSGRAARKEGATR; this is encoded by the coding sequence GTGACCAAAAAACCCACGCGCGCAGTCATTCTCTTAATTACTCCGACCCTAGCGGTGCTTTCGGTAGTTATTGGCTATCCAATTTTGCGCGCTATCTGGCTGTCCTTCCAAGCGGATAAACGCCTCGATCCGGAAACCGGCATTTTTATTGAAGGTGGTTTCGCAGGAATTGAACACTATTGGTATTGGCTTTCACAACGATGTATGGGTGCCGATGGCACCATTGGCACGTGCCCTCCCGGAGTGCTGGCCACGGATTTCTGGCCAGCGGTCCGCATTACATTGTTTTTTGCCATTGTGACCGTGGCATTGGAGACGATCCTTGGCATGTGGATGGCAATGGTCATGAATAAGGAATTTAAAGGGCGTGCTTTTTTACGAGCCGCCGTATTGATTCCTTGGGCCATTCCCACTGCGGTCACCGCAAAACTGTGGCAGTTTATTTTCGCGGATCGGGGAATTGTTAATGCCTTATTAGGCACTCATATCCATTGGACAACGGATCCTTGGGCAGCCCGCGTTGCGGTAATTATTGCTGACGTTTGGAAAACCACCCCCTTTATGGCCTTACTCATTTTGGCTGGTCTCCAAATGATCCCGAATGAGCTTTATGAAGCCGCGCGCGTTGATGGTGCTTCCCGATGGCAGATTTTTACAAAAATCACCATGCCATTAGTAAAACCTGCGCTCATGGTCGCAGTGTTATTCCGAACCTTGGACGCATTACGGATGTATGACCTACCAGTCATTATGATTTCCAGTTCTTCGAATTCTCCAACAGCAACCATTTCACAACTCGTGGTAGAAGATATGCGACAGAATAACTTTAATTCAGCTTCCGCGCTTTCCACTTTGGTATTTTTGCTGATCTTTACAGTCGCATTTATTATGATCCGATTCTTTGGCGCTGATGTGTCTGGCCGCGCCGCCCGTAAGGAAGGTGCTACACGATGA
- a CDS encoding ABC transporter substrate-binding protein — protein MKRIAAATISLLASAALFVGCSSDTGSTTGSSSQAADEASGARGPITFAMGKNDTDKLKPIIEKWNSEHPDEQVTLKELAGESDDQRETLVQSLQAKSTDYDVMALDIIWTADFAANQWLAPLTGDLEVDTSKLLQPTVESATYNGTLYAVPQNTNGQLLFRNTELAPNKPNNFTELADSCKDLPEEKECLTLQLKQYEGLAVNTVGFIEGWGGHVVESDGKTPAVDSPEAKEGMQAMVDAYKQGVISKSSTGATEEETNNAFVGGETAYAINWPYMFDNAGESNSAVAGKFEVQPLVGKDGVGVSTLGGYNNGINVNSKHKATARDFITFIINEENQTSFADASFPPVLASIYEDQSLVDKYPYLPALKESLENAAPRPVSPFYPAISKAIQDNAYAALTTDKSVDDAAADMKAAISNAAK, from the coding sequence ATGAAGCGCATTGCAGCGGCAACTATTTCACTGCTTGCCTCCGCCGCCCTCTTTGTCGGATGTAGCTCCGACACCGGCAGTACCACAGGCAGCAGCTCCCAAGCCGCCGACGAGGCTTCGGGCGCACGTGGACCCATTACATTCGCAATGGGTAAAAACGACACCGATAAGCTCAAGCCGATCATCGAAAAGTGGAACTCCGAACACCCCGACGAGCAAGTAACGCTCAAGGAACTCGCCGGTGAATCAGACGACCAACGTGAAACCCTCGTCCAATCCCTCCAAGCAAAGAGCACAGACTATGACGTCATGGCTTTGGACATAATTTGGACTGCGGACTTTGCCGCCAATCAATGGCTTGCTCCACTCACTGGTGATCTTGAGGTAGACACCTCCAAGCTTCTCCAACCAACTGTGGAATCCGCAACCTATAACGGCACCCTTTATGCAGTTCCGCAAAACACCAATGGCCAATTGCTATTCCGCAATACAGAACTTGCACCAAATAAGCCAAATAATTTCACAGAACTGGCTGATTCCTGCAAGGATCTCCCTGAAGAAAAGGAATGCCTCACCCTCCAACTCAAACAATATGAAGGCCTTGCGGTAAACACCGTTGGCTTTATTGAAGGTTGGGGTGGTCACGTTGTTGAATCAGACGGTAAGACTCCTGCTGTGGACTCCCCAGAGGCTAAAGAAGGTATGCAAGCCATGGTGGATGCCTATAAGCAAGGTGTGATTTCCAAGTCTTCTACGGGCGCTACCGAAGAAGAAACCAATAATGCATTTGTTGGTGGGGAAACTGCCTACGCCATTAACTGGCCATATATGTTTGATAATGCTGGGGAATCAAACTCCGCCGTTGCAGGTAAATTCGAAGTTCAGCCACTAGTAGGCAAAGACGGTGTTGGTGTTTCCACACTTGGTGGCTACAACAATGGAATTAACGTAAATTCCAAGCACAAGGCCACTGCTCGGGACTTTATTACCTTCATTATCAATGAGGAAAACCAAACTTCCTTCGCTGATGCTTCATTCCCGCCAGTATTGGCATCGATTTATGAAGACCAAAGCTTGGTTGATAAGTACCCATACCTGCCAGCGCTCAAAGAATCCTTGGAAAACGCCGCTCCACGCCCTGTGAGCCCCTTCTACCCAGCTATTTCTAAGGCCATTCAAGATAATGCCTATGCTGCATTAACCACCGATAAAAGCGTCGATGATGCTGCAGCAGATATGAAAGCAGCTATTTCCAACGCCGCAAAGTAA
- a CDS encoding TIGR03089 family protein, protein MELLRHLLDAQATTPRLTVYNETTGARLDFSAITLDNWAAKVANMLVEEFDLSPGESIRIDLPAGWQTVVLVLGALAAGIEPKFSGEGDVLFTAPDRLADLEGWIALVSDDPFGRGIAETGGEVPPGIIDFGPTVRLYGDVFDAPTPALPDIVPTSLPAKVRTLATGWTDAQSFAAQVLEPLAAGGSTVIVTGLADATRLAAIAKAERVTLPLHS, encoded by the coding sequence ATGGAACTGCTACGTCATCTATTAGACGCCCAAGCCACCACGCCTAGACTTACTGTGTATAACGAAACTACTGGTGCCCGCCTTGATTTTTCCGCAATCACGCTGGATAACTGGGCTGCCAAAGTGGCAAATATGCTGGTAGAAGAGTTTGATCTTAGCCCTGGCGAAAGCATTCGAATAGATCTTCCTGCCGGATGGCAAACTGTAGTTTTAGTGCTGGGTGCATTAGCGGCAGGCATTGAACCGAAATTCTCGGGCGAGGGTGACGTGCTTTTCACTGCCCCCGATCGCCTGGCTGATTTAGAAGGATGGATTGCGCTTGTAAGCGACGATCCATTTGGCCGCGGCATTGCAGAAACGGGTGGGGAGGTTCCACCCGGAATTATTGATTTCGGCCCCACTGTTCGTCTTTATGGTGATGTATTTGATGCCCCCACGCCGGCCCTTCCAGATATAGTCCCCACATCCCTGCCGGCAAAGGTTCGCACCCTCGCAACAGGATGGACCGATGCACAAAGTTTTGCAGCTCAGGTGCTGGAACCGCTTGCCGCTGGCGGTTCTACAGTGATTGTAACTGGGCTTGCCGACGCCACGCGCCTTGCAGCCATTGCAAAGGCTGAGCGAGTCACCCTGCCATTGCATTCTTAG
- a CDS encoding LCP family protein: MTDRYRTVRDIQAAPSAPAAFRQAGPRAVRVLLALMSTLVLVFSGMGYFLVGALSQTVSGTGNLGLGDGEGSRPGQAKDGATDILLVGSDSRSDAQGNALTPDEIAMLRAGDEPNDNTDTIMLIRVPNDGTSATAISIPRDTYIRDDEFGNMKINGVYGNHKAKRLGELIEDGVSNEATRENQAKDAGRRALSEAVSDLTGVTVDHYAEVGLLGFVLLTDAVGGVDVCLNDATYDEFSGADFPAGRQTLNGPDALSFVRQRHGLPRGDLDRIVRQQVFMASLVNKVLSSGTLSSPGKLNELSTAVGRSVTIDENWDITQFGLQLQNLAGGNVHFETIPVTSIDGVGDYGESVVTVDTKQVHTFFEQLLKPKDQRAEMGNTPPSSSETPAPEDPAKPQHSANIYVLNAGGVSGEGARVGNHLTELGYNIVEVTNAPEGLYTDSRVLSANANDPAARELAKLLGDVPIGVSPSLEPGELAVVVHTDYRGPSSQETTQETSSQQTSVGQPGSPVDEESASPKFNAGGDGPRCVN; this comes from the coding sequence GTGACCGACCGGTACCGTACCGTCCGCGACATCCAGGCCGCACCATCAGCACCCGCGGCATTCCGGCAAGCAGGCCCACGCGCCGTACGTGTACTCCTGGCATTGATGTCCACGTTGGTCCTTGTGTTTTCCGGAATGGGGTATTTCCTGGTTGGGGCATTAAGCCAAACCGTATCCGGTACTGGCAATCTAGGTCTTGGCGACGGTGAAGGCAGCCGACCTGGCCAAGCAAAAGATGGTGCTACAGATATCCTTCTTGTGGGTTCCGATTCCCGCTCTGATGCCCAAGGCAATGCTCTCACTCCAGACGAAATCGCTATGCTTCGCGCTGGTGATGAACCGAATGATAATACTGACACTATTATGCTGATTCGCGTGCCCAATGACGGCACCTCTGCTACAGCCATTTCTATTCCTCGTGATACTTATATTCGCGACGATGAATTTGGCAATATGAAGATTAATGGCGTGTATGGAAACCATAAGGCCAAGCGCCTTGGGGAATTAATCGAAGACGGCGTAAGCAATGAAGCAACTCGTGAAAACCAAGCAAAAGACGCCGGGCGCCGCGCATTAAGCGAGGCTGTTTCCGACCTCACTGGTGTAACCGTTGACCATTACGCTGAAGTTGGCCTCCTGGGATTTGTATTGCTTACCGACGCCGTCGGCGGCGTCGACGTCTGCCTCAACGATGCCACGTACGATGAATTCTCCGGTGCCGATTTCCCCGCTGGACGCCAAACCCTAAATGGCCCCGATGCGCTATCCTTTGTGCGCCAGCGACACGGACTTCCTCGCGGAGACCTTGACCGCATTGTGCGCCAGCAGGTATTTATGGCTTCATTGGTCAATAAAGTCCTTTCTTCTGGCACATTATCCTCCCCAGGCAAGCTAAATGAGCTTTCTACCGCCGTCGGCCGAAGCGTCACTATCGATGAAAATTGGGATATCACCCAATTTGGTTTGCAGCTCCAAAACCTTGCGGGCGGCAATGTGCACTTTGAAACCATCCCCGTTACCAGTATCGACGGTGTGGGCGATTATGGCGAATCCGTAGTCACGGTGGATACCAAACAAGTGCACACCTTCTTTGAGCAATTGCTCAAACCAAAAGATCAGCGCGCTGAAATGGGTAACACCCCGCCTAGCTCTTCTGAAACTCCGGCACCTGAAGACCCAGCAAAACCACAACATAGTGCCAATATCTATGTATTAAATGCCGGTGGTGTTTCCGGCGAAGGCGCCCGAGTAGGCAATCATCTCACCGAATTGGGCTACAACATTGTGGAAGTAACCAACGCCCCTGAAGGTTTATACACCGATTCCCGAGTACTCTCAGCCAATGCCAATGACCCTGCCGCCCGCGAACTTGCGAAGCTCCTTGGTGATGTCCCGATCGGCGTTTCTCCATCCTTAGAGCCCGGTGAACTCGCGGTTGTAGTGCACACAGATTATCGCGGACCTTCTTCCCAGGAAACCACGCAAGAAACCAGCTCGCAGCAAACTTCTGTTGGGCAACCTGGTTCACCAGTAGATGAAGAAAGCGCCTCACCAAAGTTTAATGCTGGCGGCGACGGCCCCCGTTGTGTGAACTAG